One window from the genome of Chroogloeocystis siderophila 5.2 s.c.1 encodes:
- the era gene encoding GTPase Era: MDNLNFSEAWSIPQAPTGYKSGFIGIIGRPNVGKSTLMNQLVGQKIAITSPVAQTTRNRLQGILTTPEAQLIFVDTPGIHKPHHQLGEVLVRNARIAIDAVDVILFVVDGTQPAGGGDRFIIDLLSRTENPVILGINKIDQQADSQLDRTYEDLAAPYQWQIVKFSALTGNGLDTLQQLLVTHLEPGPYYYPPDLVTDQPERFIMGELIREQILLLTREEVPHSVAVTIDRVEEDTTITRVLATIHVERDSQKGILIGKGGTMLKAIGSAAREQMQKLIAGKVYLELFVKVQPKWRQSRFRLSELGYRVEE, encoded by the coding sequence ATTGATAATTTGAATTTTTCTGAAGCGTGGAGTATTCCGCAAGCGCCTACTGGATACAAATCAGGTTTTATTGGTATTATTGGTCGTCCGAATGTTGGTAAATCGACATTGATGAATCAACTTGTAGGACAAAAAATTGCGATTACTTCGCCTGTGGCGCAAACTACGCGAAATCGCTTGCAGGGAATCTTAACAACACCGGAAGCACAACTGATTTTTGTAGATACACCAGGAATTCATAAACCTCACCACCAACTTGGCGAAGTTTTAGTCCGCAACGCACGAATTGCGATTGATGCTGTTGATGTTATATTATTCGTCGTCGATGGAACGCAACCCGCAGGCGGCGGCGATCGCTTTATTATCGATCTTCTCAGTCGTACAGAAAATCCTGTCATTTTAGGTATCAATAAAATCGATCAACAAGCGGATTCACAGCTTGATCGTACTTATGAAGATTTAGCTGCACCCTATCAGTGGCAAATTGTCAAGTTTTCTGCACTAACAGGCAACGGGTTAGACACACTTCAACAATTACTCGTTACGCATTTAGAACCAGGACCATACTACTATCCGCCAGATTTAGTTACCGATCAACCTGAACGATTTATTATGGGTGAATTAATTCGCGAACAAATTTTGCTGTTGACGCGCGAAGAAGTCCCCCACTCGGTAGCTGTGACAATTGATCGCGTTGAAGAAGATACAACAATTACACGCGTTTTAGCAACGATTCACGTTGAACGTGACTCACAAAAAGGTATTTTAATTGGTAAAGGCGGTACGATGCTCAAAGCGATCGGTTCTGCAGCGCGAGAACAAATGCAAAAGTTAATTGCAGGTAAAGTTTACCTTGAGTTATTTGTAAAAGTGCAACCCAAATGGCGACAATCGCGTTTTCGATTATCTGAATTAGGCTATCGCGTGGAAGAATAA
- a CDS encoding ATP-dependent 6-phosphofructokinase, with translation MGEHKRIGILTSGGDCAGLNAVIRAVVNRAVGTYSWEVLGIRQATLGLMQQPPKYIALDVEKVNSLLTAGGTVLGTTNKGNPFAYPMADGGVCDRSEEIIAGYRQLNLDALIGIGGDGSLAILRRLAQQGGINLVAIPKTIDNDVGVTELSIGFETAVSIATEALDRLHFTAASHNRVMILEVMGRDAGHIAISAGIAGGADVILIPEIPYTLDQVCRNIKERQEQGKNYCLIVVSEAVRNETGDSVVSTDRFGECRYGGIGQYLADEICHRIGAETRVTVLGHIQRGGTPSPLERLIASAFGVAAVDLIAEQKYDQMVTWQNRQVVSVSIADAIAQYRAVDPQGTLVKTARGLNICLGD, from the coding sequence ATGGGAGAACACAAACGCATTGGTATTCTTACCAGTGGCGGTGATTGCGCTGGATTAAATGCTGTAATTCGGGCAGTGGTGAATCGCGCGGTAGGGACTTACAGTTGGGAAGTGTTGGGAATTCGTCAAGCTACGCTTGGATTAATGCAGCAACCACCGAAGTATATCGCTTTAGATGTTGAGAAGGTCAATTCTTTGCTGACTGCTGGTGGTACAGTGTTAGGCACAACTAATAAGGGTAATCCGTTTGCTTATCCGATGGCAGATGGTGGCGTATGCGATCGCTCGGAGGAAATTATCGCAGGTTATCGTCAACTCAACTTGGATGCCTTAATCGGGATTGGCGGCGATGGTAGTTTAGCAATTTTGCGGCGTCTGGCTCAACAAGGAGGAATCAATTTAGTTGCCATTCCCAAAACAATCGATAACGATGTCGGAGTCACTGAACTTTCGATTGGGTTTGAAACTGCGGTGAGTATTGCGACAGAAGCCTTGGATCGATTGCATTTTACGGCTGCGAGTCACAACCGCGTGATGATTTTGGAAGTCATGGGGCGCGATGCGGGACACATCGCAATTAGCGCCGGAATTGCAGGCGGTGCGGATGTAATATTAATTCCTGAAATTCCCTATACACTCGACCAAGTTTGCCGTAATATTAAAGAACGCCAAGAACAAGGCAAAAACTATTGTTTAATTGTCGTCTCTGAAGCTGTACGCAACGAAACTGGCGATTCGGTTGTGAGTACTGACCGCTTCGGTGAATGCAGATATGGTGGAATCGGTCAATATTTAGCAGATGAAATTTGCCATCGCATTGGTGCTGAAACTCGCGTCACTGTTTTAGGACATATTCAACGCGGTGGAACTCCTTCACCATTAGAAAGACTTATCGCGTCGGCTTTTGGCGTCGCCGCAGTTGATTTAATCGCCGAACAAAAGTATGACCAAATGGTGACATGGCAAAATCGTCAAGTTGTTAGCGTCTCCATTGCAGATGCGATCGCTCAATATCGCGCTGTCGATCCGCAGGGTACCCTTGTCAAAACCGCTAGAGGATTAAATATCTGCTTAGGAGATTAA
- a CDS encoding succinylglutamate desuccinylase/aspartoacylase family protein: MFSNTYTIPLIQLASGDRMSLQVYRFVGAKSGKKAYIQANLHGAEIAGNAVIHQLIEFFQTLQNTELIGEVWLVPVCNPLGVNQRSHRFASGRYCVYEGKDWNRIFWDYEKNQEDLEEFAETQINLDKDIIRINYLNKIINAFTTLAEKIHSSSSVPFTELFRYRLQSLSIDADYVIDLHTSTDQGLNYLYYFPRREISAQYFLLDYGILLDNYDGDAFDEAFIKPWLALENTFQQLGRKIIFDVEAWTLELGSGMQMQPQSVEKGVEGVKNYLLHKGILVISETKAIAREMTFTLKSQVTKYYAPVGGMVQARVPLGSTVKAGERLYQILMFNKMGELPCVIDICAEKDGLVYDVATNYAVNEGEYVLAVM; this comes from the coding sequence ATGTTTTCTAACACTTACACAATTCCTCTCATTCAGTTAGCTTCTGGCGATCGCATGTCGTTGCAAGTCTATCGATTCGTTGGTGCTAAATCTGGGAAAAAGGCATATATTCAAGCAAATTTACACGGTGCAGAAATTGCAGGTAATGCCGTGATACATCAGCTTATTGAGTTTTTTCAAACTTTACAAAATACTGAATTAATTGGTGAAGTTTGGCTAGTCCCTGTATGTAATCCCTTAGGAGTTAATCAGCGATCGCACCGTTTTGCTTCTGGGCGCTATTGTGTTTACGAAGGCAAAGACTGGAATCGTATTTTTTGGGATTATGAAAAAAATCAAGAAGATTTAGAAGAATTTGCTGAAACGCAAATAAATTTAGACAAAGATATTATTAGAATAAACTATTTAAATAAAATTATCAACGCCTTTACAACGCTTGCTGAAAAAATCCATTCGTCAAGCAGCGTACCTTTTACCGAACTTTTTCGTTACCGATTGCAGTCACTGAGTATCGATGCAGATTACGTCATTGATCTCCACACTTCCACGGATCAAGGTTTAAATTATCTTTATTATTTTCCCCGCCGCGAAATCAGTGCGCAATATTTTCTACTTGATTATGGAATTTTACTTGATAACTATGATGGTGATGCTTTTGATGAGGCGTTTATCAAACCGTGGTTAGCATTAGAAAACACTTTTCAACAGCTAGGACGAAAAATTATTTTTGATGTAGAAGCGTGGACATTAGAACTTGGTTCAGGAATGCAAATGCAACCGCAGTCGGTAGAAAAAGGTGTAGAAGGAGTGAAGAATTATTTACTGCACAAAGGCATATTAGTCATTTCTGAGACGAAGGCGATCGCCCGCGAAATGACTTTTACACTCAAAAGCCAAGTAACTAAATATTATGCGCCTGTTGGTGGTATGGTGCAAGCGCGAGTACCACTTGGTAGCACGGTTAAAGCAGGAGAAAGATTATATCAAATTCTGATGTTTAATAAAATGGGGGAGTTGCCCTGTGTCATTGATATTTGCGCAGAAAAGGATGGTTTAGTTTATGATGTTGCTACTAATTATGCAGTGAATGAAGGCGAGTATGTATTAGCAGTGATGTAG